From the Leptospira biflexa serovar Patoc strain 'Patoc 1 (Paris)' genome, one window contains:
- a CDS encoding Hsp33 family molecular chaperone HslO has product MSDQVILGISNTHHYRFTIVNLTETAKEPMFLHSLNKEMSVFLSKTMMGALFLAEMTKNQQKVSIQWKDESNKQALAYSDRYGKMKSVAYSASHEEGDIRNEFILGQGIMKVIRWDYESDTYQSYTNLIEDTFEANFIKYLTESEQIKAIVGMDVIPFDFPGNDFSAKGIFFEALPDATEESFLFLRSKINSLILKESFWTLTIEKMLETLESEIESPLEVLSKESPEFLCDCSRHKVADIIASLGEQEANSIIDEMGKIEITCEFCRTAYQFDSFDVEKFFKQ; this is encoded by the coding sequence ATGTCTGACCAAGTTATTTTAGGAATCTCCAACACTCATCACTACCGATTTACCATTGTGAATCTGACTGAAACCGCAAAGGAACCTATGTTCCTTCATTCTCTAAATAAGGAAATGTCTGTTTTTTTATCAAAAACAATGATGGGAGCCTTATTCCTTGCTGAAATGACAAAGAACCAACAGAAAGTCAGCATCCAATGGAAAGATGAATCCAATAAACAAGCATTAGCTTATAGTGATCGTTATGGTAAAATGAAATCGGTCGCCTATTCCGCAAGCCATGAAGAAGGAGACATTCGAAATGAATTTATCCTCGGGCAAGGGATCATGAAAGTAATCCGTTGGGATTACGAATCCGATACCTACCAATCTTATACCAATTTAATAGAAGATACATTTGAAGCCAATTTTATCAAATACCTGACGGAATCTGAACAAATCAAAGCAATCGTGGGGATGGATGTGATCCCGTTTGATTTTCCTGGGAATGATTTTTCTGCAAAAGGAATCTTTTTCGAAGCATTACCGGATGCCACAGAAGAAAGTTTTCTATTTTTAAGATCCAAAATCAATTCACTCATTTTGAAAGAATCTTTTTGGACACTCACAATTGAAAAGATGTTGGAGACACTCGAATCAGAAATTGAATCTCCATTGGAAGTGCTGAGCAAAGAATCACCAGAATTTTTGTGTGATTGCTCTAGACATAAGGTAGCAGATATCATCGCATCTCTTGGCGAACAAGAAGCAAATTCTATCATAGATGAAATGGGTAAAATTGAGATCACATGTGAATTTTGTAGAACCGCTTACCAATTTGATTCGTTTGATGTGGAGAAATTTTTTAAACAATGA
- the tsaE gene encoding tRNA (adenosine(37)-N6)-threonylcarbamoyltransferase complex ATPase subunit type 1 TsaE: protein MKANFLSLRETELEPVFSTLDKIVESFLSHSKSPILLFTGEMGAGKTTFIREWFSRFGTDSLINSPTFSLYNIYDSPKMRLYHFDLYRIHSIDEMENLGFEEIWGRDGVSAIEWWQKAETVLPKENRIQITIESESFENRTYTLEWSEREIS, encoded by the coding sequence ATGAAGGCTAATTTTCTCTCCCTGAGAGAAACTGAGTTAGAACCTGTTTTTTCTACCCTGGATAAAATTGTAGAAAGTTTTTTATCTCACTCCAAATCTCCGATCTTACTTTTCACGGGAGAAATGGGAGCTGGAAAAACTACCTTCATTCGTGAATGGTTCTCTAGGTTTGGTACAGATAGTTTGATCAATTCACCAACTTTTTCTTTATACAATATCTATGATTCGCCTAAGATGCGTTTGTATCATTTTGATTTGTATAGGATCCATTCGATCGATGAAATGGAAAATTTAGGATTTGAAGAAATTTGGGGCCGGGATGGTGTCTCTGCCATCGAATGGTGGCAAAAAGCTGAAACAGTTCTCCCGAAAGAGAATCGGATACAAATTACCATAGAATCAGAATCATTTGAAAATCGAACATACACCCTCGAATGGTCCGAAAGGGAAATCTCTTGA
- the tsaB gene encoding tRNA (adenosine(37)-N6)-threonylcarbamoyltransferase complex dimerization subunit type 1 TsaB, whose product MNLLYFDTTQDWIHVAVGNLDGDSNLDLKAKQIEATPKEASFRLVEMIQVALNQGHLKKPDLIIVPNGPGSFTGIRITVTTARDLAQLWEIPVVGIDSGELYAVGMESKQKNQLLPTETTLVCLDGKQGKYYTKYFDGTTFLETKDQTPSEMIQFLEKEQITPNNWYYTGIFPSFYPNSAVKIEATNLNLSSIMQYSLEQIKQTNLKNYDYLSLLPNYIRGTYVDQK is encoded by the coding sequence TTGAATTTACTCTATTTTGATACAACTCAGGATTGGATCCACGTTGCTGTTGGTAACCTTGATGGTGATTCAAATTTGGATTTGAAGGCAAAACAAATAGAAGCAACACCGAAAGAAGCTTCCTTTCGATTGGTCGAGATGATTCAAGTCGCACTGAATCAAGGTCATCTCAAGAAGCCAGATTTGATCATCGTTCCCAATGGCCCTGGTTCCTTTACTGGGATTCGCATAACAGTGACTACTGCTAGAGATTTAGCCCAGCTTTGGGAAATTCCAGTCGTTGGGATTGATAGTGGCGAATTGTATGCAGTTGGGATGGAATCAAAACAAAAAAACCAATTGCTCCCAACGGAAACCACCCTTGTCTGTTTGGATGGCAAACAAGGAAAATACTATACTAAATATTTTGATGGAACCACGTTTCTCGAAACAAAAGACCAAACTCCTTCTGAAATGATTCAATTTTTAGAGAAGGAACAAATTACACCTAACAATTGGTACTATACAGGAATTTTTCCTAGTTTTTATCCAAATTCGGCAGTAAAAATAGAAGCGACAAACCTCAATTTATCGTCTATAATGCAGTATAGTTTGGAACAAATCAAACAAACAAATCTTAAGAATTACGACTATTTATCTCTCCTACCCAATTACATTCGTGGGACCTACGTAGATCAAAAATGA